In Nitrospinota bacterium, one DNA window encodes the following:
- the waaC gene encoding lipopolysaccharide heptosyltransferase I produces the protein MKKILILKFSALGDIVHALPVAATLRKTLPDAHITWMVEERFQDILHDNPDIDEIIPLRTKVWRKNWNSQSLSEIMGTIKTLRQHNFDLVLDLHGLLKSGVIAKMSGAPTRVGFHRNNCKEKFSTLFTNLKAQRITGGLHIVDRYLTVLETALGKITEEKKFPLRIPDEADKKIADYFEQHPELTSQPIIAINPGAGFESKQWKLERFAELADQISKELGFTIMLTWGPGEEFKVQQISALMSEKSWIAPPTSILESIALYKRMALLVSCDSGPLHLAAAVGTPTVAIFGPTDPVRNGAYGVNHATVYKVLSCSFCWKKICPLGTKECMNQVSIDEVFQAVRNHQQIIKQSH, from the coding sequence ATGAAGAAAATACTGATTCTTAAGTTCAGCGCGCTGGGAGACATCGTCCACGCGCTACCCGTAGCGGCCACGTTGAGGAAAACTCTGCCTGATGCTCACATCACCTGGATGGTCGAGGAAAGGTTTCAGGATATCCTGCATGATAATCCGGACATTGATGAGATCATACCGTTGCGTACCAAAGTTTGGCGCAAAAACTGGAACAGCCAATCACTCAGCGAAATCATGGGCACCATCAAAACCCTTCGTCAACACAACTTCGATCTTGTTCTGGATCTTCATGGTCTCCTAAAAAGTGGAGTCATAGCGAAAATGAGTGGCGCCCCAACACGTGTCGGCTTTCACCGGAACAACTGCAAAGAAAAATTCAGCACCCTGTTCACCAACCTCAAAGCACAAAGAATAACAGGCGGGCTTCATATTGTAGACAGGTACCTCACGGTTTTAGAAACCGCACTGGGCAAAATCACAGAAGAAAAAAAATTTCCTCTAAGGATTCCGGATGAAGCAGATAAAAAAATTGCGGACTATTTTGAACAACACCCGGAACTGACATCACAGCCAATCATAGCAATCAACCCCGGAGCAGGGTTTGAAAGCAAACAGTGGAAGCTGGAACGTTTTGCCGAGTTGGCCGACCAGATATCTAAAGAGCTGGGGTTCACCATTATGCTAACTTGGGGACCCGGTGAAGAATTTAAAGTCCAGCAAATTTCCGCACTCATGTCAGAGAAAAGCTGGATAGCACCCCCGACTTCAATTTTGGAATCTATTGCCCTGTACAAAAGGATGGCACTGCTGGTAAGCTGTGACTCAGGTCCGCTTCACCTGGCCGCCGCAGTGGGCACTCCAACCGTAGCGATATTTGGCCCCACTGATCCGGTGCGCAATGGTGCTTATGGGGTCAATCACGCGACGGTTTATAAAGTACTATCGTGCAGTTTTTGCTGGAAAAAAATCTGCCCGCTGGGAACTAAAGAATGTATGAATCAGGTGAGCATAGATGAAGTGTTCCAGGCTGTGAGGAATCACCAGCAAATTATTAAACAATCACACTGA
- a CDS encoding Trm112 family protein, whose translation MGIDKELLDILVCPKCKGDIELTTEEDALACKACALKYPIKDDIPIMLIDEALPL comes from the coding sequence ATGGGAATCGATAAGGAATTGCTGGACATTCTGGTCTGCCCAAAATGCAAGGGAGACATTGAACTTACCACTGAAGAAGACGCGCTTGCCTGCAAAGCCTGTGCTTTGAAATACCCTATTAAAGACGACATTCCCATCATGCTGATTGATGAGGCTCTCCCGCTTTAA